In one Deltaproteobacteria bacterium genomic region, the following are encoded:
- the argF gene encoding ornithine carbamoyltransferase encodes MKKDLLSIYDLTPVEIEAILQKAKELKGIYLQGKYYCPLAGKTLAMIFEKPSTRTRVSFEVGMYQLGGHALFLNPQDTQLGRGETIADTAQVLSRYADGIMIRTFAQERVQEMARFASVPVINGLSDLLHPCQILSDIFTIWEKRGQYRGLKVAYVGDGNNVANSWINGALRLGFDLWLACPPGYQPHQEILSRAMREASSKIVITHDPKEAVKGSHVINTDAWASMGQEGERQERMRAFQDYQINSDLIRWAREDVLVMHCLPAHRGEEITDEVMDGPHSIIFDQAENRLHVQKAILTLLMGEKRKDGKRR; translated from the coding sequence ATGAAAAAAGACCTGCTCAGCATTTATGACCTGACGCCAGTGGAGATCGAGGCCATCCTCCAAAAGGCCAAAGAGTTGAAGGGGATATACCTGCAGGGCAAATATTACTGTCCCCTGGCGGGGAAGACCCTCGCCATGATCTTCGAGAAACCATCCACCAGGACCAGGGTATCCTTCGAGGTGGGGATGTATCAATTAGGGGGACACGCCCTCTTCTTGAACCCCCAGGATACCCAGTTGGGTCGGGGGGAAACTATTGCAGATACGGCCCAGGTCTTGTCCAGATATGCGGACGGGATCATGATCAGGACCTTCGCACAAGAGCGGGTCCAAGAGATGGCCCGCTTCGCCTCAGTGCCGGTGATCAATGGCCTGAGCGACCTCCTGCACCCCTGCCAAATCCTGAGCGACATCTTCACCATCTGGGAAAAGCGGGGCCAGTACCGTGGATTGAAGGTGGCCTATGTGGGGGATGGGAACAATGTGGCCAATTCCTGGATAAATGGGGCATTACGGCTCGGCTTCGATCTCTGGCTCGCCTGTCCCCCGGGGTATCAACCCCATCAGGAGATCCTCTCCAGGGCCATGAGGGAAGCCTCATCCAAGATCGTCATCACCCATGATCCGAAAGAGGCTGTGAAGGGCTCCCACGTGATCAACACCGATGCTTGGGCCAGTATGGGCCAGGAGGGCGAGCGCCAGGAGAGGATGAGAGCCTTTCAGGACTATCAGATAAACTCAGACCTCATTCGATGGGCCAGAGAGGATGTACTGGTAATGCACTGCCTGCCTGCCCATCGTGGGGAGGAGATCACCGATGAGGTAATGGATGGACCTCATTCTATCATCTTTGATCAGGCGGAAAATCGCCTCCATGTCCAAAAGGCCATCTTGACCCTATTGATGGGAGAAAAAAGGAAAGATGGGAAAAGGCGTTAA
- a CDS encoding aspartate aminotransferase family protein — protein MGRGERGLKGEELIQEETNFLLNTYARHPIFLVRGQGAKVWDSNGREYLDFVGGIAVCNLGHCHPRVVQALEEQARRLIHCSNLYYIGPQLDLAQRLCEHSFGEKVFFCNSGAEANEAAIKLARKYTKEQYGGKKYKIITMEDSFHGRTMGALSATGQQKLHKGFEPLLPGFKYVPFDDIEAVKEAIGPQTCAVMVEPIQGEGGVNLPSPDYLKGLRELCDQKKILLIYDEVQVGMGRTGKLFAYQHYDTPPHIMTLAKSLGNGVPIGAVVTTEEVAQAFSPGSHASTFGGNPMATRVGCVVLDTLLGDGILENCQQMGEYFLRGLLALKERYAFIKDVRGKGLIIGVELEFEGKEIVGRCLEKGFLINCTMDRVLRFVPPLIITRNEIDLLLAALEEIFSER, from the coding sequence ATGGGCAGAGGGGAGCGCGGATTGAAAGGAGAGGAGTTGATCCAAGAGGAGACAAATTTTTTGCTCAACACATACGCCCGACACCCCATTTTCCTGGTGAGGGGGCAGGGGGCAAAGGTATGGGATAGCAACGGGAGGGAATACCTCGACTTTGTGGGGGGGATAGCGGTATGCAACCTTGGCCACTGTCATCCCAGGGTGGTCCAGGCCTTGGAGGAACAGGCGAGAAGACTCATCCATTGCTCTAACCTCTACTATATTGGACCACAGCTAGATCTGGCCCAGCGCCTCTGTGAGCACTCCTTTGGGGAGAAGGTCTTCTTCTGCAATAGCGGGGCCGAGGCCAATGAGGCGGCCATCAAGCTGGCGCGAAAGTACACCAAGGAGCAATATGGTGGAAAGAAGTATAAGATCATCACCATGGAGGATTCCTTCCACGGAAGGACCATGGGGGCCTTGAGCGCCACAGGGCAGCAGAAGTTGCATAAAGGGTTTGAGCCACTCCTGCCGGGTTTCAAGTATGTACCCTTTGACGACATAGAGGCCGTAAAAGAAGCCATCGGCCCCCAGACTTGCGCCGTTATGGTGGAGCCCATTCAGGGAGAGGGGGGGGTGAACCTCCCCTCCCCCGACTACTTGAAGGGGTTGAGGGAACTCTGTGATCAAAAAAAGATCTTGTTGATCTACGATGAGGTCCAGGTGGGAATGGGCAGGACAGGCAAACTCTTCGCCTATCAACACTATGATACTCCTCCTCACATCATGACGTTGGCCAAATCCCTGGGCAATGGGGTCCCCATAGGGGCCGTAGTGACCACTGAGGAGGTGGCGCAGGCCTTCTCCCCGGGCAGCCACGCCTCCACCTTTGGCGGGAACCCCATGGCCACCAGGGTGGGCTGCGTCGTCCTCGACACCCTCTTGGGGGATGGTATCCTGGAGAACTGTCAGCAGATGGGGGAATACTTTCTAAGGGGGCTCCTTGCCCTGAAGGAGAGGTACGCATTTATCAAAGACGTCCGGGGCAAGGGCCTCATCATCGGGGTCGAACTGGAGTTCGAGGGGAAGGAGATTGTGGGGCGCTGCTTGGAAAAGGGGTTCCTCATCAACTGCACTATGGACAGGGTCCTGCGCTTTGTCCCCCCCCTCATCATCACCCGCAATGAGATCGACCTCTTGCTTGCAGCCCTAGAGGAGATCTTCTCCGAGCGATGA
- the argB gene encoding acetylglutamate kinase: MQRLIEKAQVLIEALPYIRKFYQKTMVIKYGGAAMADEDLKEGFAMDIVLMKYVGLNPVVVHGGGPQIGQVLQKMGKDSTFVRGLRVTDKETMDVVEMVLVGKVNKDIVGLINRCGGKAVGLSGKDGGLIQAKKLFLPLQGQGETPSEIVDLGMVGEVEGINSDVIKTLDNSNFIPVIAPVGVGRNGKTYNINADLVAGKLAAALRAEKLILLTDVPGVLNKEGDLIPSLKVEEAKELISRGVISEGMIPKINCCLEALAGGVAKAHIIDGRVKHALILETFTDTGVGTEIWAEGSAD, from the coding sequence ATGCAGAGGCTTATCGAAAAGGCCCAGGTGCTGATCGAGGCCCTCCCTTACATCAGGAAGTTCTACCAAAAGACTATGGTGATCAAGTATGGGGGGGCGGCCATGGCTGACGAGGACCTCAAAGAGGGCTTTGCCATGGATATCGTCCTGATGAAGTACGTCGGCCTAAACCCGGTGGTGGTCCATGGCGGCGGTCCCCAAATCGGCCAGGTCCTCCAAAAGATGGGCAAGGACTCCACCTTTGTGCGAGGCCTGAGGGTCACCGACAAAGAGACGATGGATGTGGTGGAGATGGTCCTGGTGGGGAAGGTGAACAAGGATATAGTGGGCCTCATCAACCGTTGTGGGGGAAAGGCGGTGGGGCTCAGCGGAAAGGACGGCGGTCTCATCCAGGCGAAAAAACTCTTCCTCCCCCTACAGGGACAGGGCGAAACCCCCTCGGAGATCGTCGATCTGGGGATGGTGGGAGAGGTGGAGGGGATCAACTCTGATGTCATCAAGACCCTGGACAACAGTAACTTCATCCCTGTCATCGCCCCCGTGGGGGTTGGAAGGAATGGGAAGACTTACAACATCAACGCCGATCTAGTGGCTGGGAAATTGGCAGCCGCCCTGCGGGCGGAAAAACTGATCCTCCTTACCGATGTACCGGGGGTACTGAACAAGGAGGGGGATCTGATACCGAGTCTGAAGGTTGAAGAGGCAAAGGAACTCATCTCACGAGGGGTCATCTCCGAGGGGATGATCCCCAAGATCAACTGCTGCCTGGAGGCCTTAGCAGGAGGTGTTGCCAAGGCCCATATCATCGATGGAAGGGTAAAACATGCCCTCATCTTAGAAACCTTCACCGACACAGGTGTTGGAACGGAGATATGGGCAGAGGGGAGCGCGGATTGA